Proteins encoded by one window of Acetivibrio thermocellus ATCC 27405:
- the rsmA gene encoding 16S rRNA (adenine(1518)-N(6)/adenine(1519)-N(6))-dimethyltransferase RsmA has product MGVNTKKLIQKYNLKLTKSLGQNFLIDDNIVKRIVDVAEITEKDLVIEIGPGVGSMTVELAKRAGKVVAVEIDKRLIPALEDNLGEFSNVDIINKDIMDVNINEFRGESGNVKVVANLPYYITTPIIMKLLEENNDNIDIMVFMVQKEVAQRMVASPGKKDYGALSVAVQYYTKPEKAFDVPPHCFVPQPEVDSTVIKLKVNETPPVKLMDKDYFFTVVKAAFGQRRKTLVNALHNFKALGKSKEEIKEILKKLGIDENARGETLSITQFAELSNLLFRSSQIM; this is encoded by the coding sequence ATGGGAGTAAATACCAAAAAACTTATCCAAAAATACAATTTGAAGCTGACAAAATCTTTGGGACAAAATTTTCTTATCGATGACAATATAGTTAAAAGGATAGTTGACGTGGCGGAAATAACGGAAAAGGACCTGGTAATTGAAATTGGCCCGGGAGTGGGCAGTATGACGGTGGAACTTGCAAAAAGAGCCGGGAAGGTTGTTGCCGTTGAAATTGACAAGAGGCTCATACCGGCGTTGGAAGACAACCTTGGAGAGTTTTCAAATGTGGACATTATTAACAAGGACATAATGGATGTGAATATAAATGAATTTCGGGGCGAAAGCGGCAATGTCAAAGTGGTTGCCAACCTTCCCTATTACATAACCACTCCTATTATTATGAAGCTTCTGGAAGAAAATAATGATAATATAGACATTATGGTTTTCATGGTCCAAAAGGAAGTTGCCCAGAGGATGGTTGCCTCGCCGGGCAAAAAGGATTATGGCGCCTTGTCCGTTGCCGTTCAATATTATACGAAGCCGGAAAAGGCGTTTGACGTTCCGCCTCATTGCTTTGTTCCGCAGCCCGAGGTGGATTCCACCGTAATAAAACTGAAAGTGAATGAAACTCCGCCGGTAAAGCTCATGGACAAGGACTATTTTTTCACGGTGGTAAAGGCTGCTTTCGGACAAAGAAGAAAAACTTTGGTAAACGCACTGCATAATTTTAAGGCTTTAGGCAAGTCAAAAGAAGAAATCAAGGAAATATTGAAAAAGCTTGGAATTGACGAAAATGCCAGGGGAGAAACATTGTCAATTACGCAGTTTGCAGAGCTTTCAAATTTGCTTTTCCGGTCTTCACAAATAATGTGA
- a CDS encoding AbrB/MazE/SpoVT family DNA-binding domain-containing protein, which translates to MKSTGIVRKVDELGRVVLPIELRRTLDIAEKDALEIYVDGSTIILKKYEPACIFCGNAKDVTVYKGKNICPDCMRELKK; encoded by the coding sequence ATGAAATCTACTGGAATCGTAAGAAAAGTCGATGAATTAGGAAGGGTTGTTCTGCCTATCGAATTGAGAAGAACACTTGACATTGCAGAGAAAGACGCTTTGGAAATCTATGTTGACGGTTCAACAATCATACTCAAGAAGTATGAACCGGCTTGCATCTTCTGCGGAAACGCAAAAGATGTAACAGTTTACAAAGGTAAGAACATTTGCCCTGACTGTATGAGAGAGCTGAAAAAATAA
- a CDS encoding TatD family hydrolase — MLFDSHAHYDNKRFDEDRFEVIKKAYDSGVSYILNAAADMASSLETVSLTRKFDFIYGAVGVHPHEVAKMSDDDIEKLKDFAKEEKIVAIGEIGLDYYYDFSPREQQKLWFARQINLAKELNLPIIVHDRDAHKDVLDIVKAEQAKDVGGVFHCYSGSVEMLKDVLENNFYISVGGTLTFKNAKRVVEVVERVPLDRLLIETDCPYLTPEPHRGKRNDSSYVRLVAEKIAKIRGMSFEEVAEITTNNAKRLFGIK; from the coding sequence ATGCTTTTTGACTCACATGCACATTACGATAATAAAAGGTTTGATGAAGACAGGTTTGAAGTGATAAAAAAGGCCTATGACAGCGGCGTTTCCTACATTTTAAACGCCGCCGCCGACATGGCTTCCTCGCTGGAAACCGTTTCACTTACCCGTAAATTTGATTTTATTTACGGAGCCGTGGGGGTTCATCCCCATGAGGTGGCCAAAATGAGTGACGATGACATTGAGAAGCTTAAAGACTTTGCAAAAGAGGAGAAAATTGTCGCAATTGGGGAGATAGGGCTTGACTATTATTATGATTTTTCACCGAGGGAGCAGCAGAAGCTCTGGTTTGCAAGGCAGATAAACCTGGCGAAAGAACTTAACCTTCCTATAATTGTCCACGACAGGGACGCCCACAAGGACGTCCTTGACATAGTGAAGGCCGAGCAGGCAAAGGATGTCGGGGGAGTGTTCCACTGCTATTCGGGAAGTGTTGAGATGCTTAAGGATGTGCTGGAAAACAACTTTTACATTTCAGTGGGCGGAACACTGACATTCAAAAATGCAAAAAGGGTTGTTGAAGTTGTGGAACGTGTGCCTTTAGACAGGCTTCTGATAGAGACCGACTGCCCGTATCTGACCCCTGAACCCCACAGGGGGAAGAGAAATGATTCAAGCTATGTAAGGCTCGTGGCGGAAAAAATTGCAAAGATAAGGGGCATGAGTTTTGAAGAAGTGGCCGAAATCACGACTAATAACGCCAAAAGGCTTTTTGGTATAAAGTAA
- a CDS encoding 3D domain-containing protein, which yields MSQLVESIKRRVSFKLLACLAVAFVVAGIAGWGTYYSCQKEVVINLDGERLVVKTVKSTVKEVLKQSGINITEDDYVSVPLDTKLKSKKGNVIDIKKAVPVTVIADGQEFKLMTSKKTVREALEGEPVNLGHLDRVEGAGLDDEIVGGMKLKVVRVKKKLVSENEIIPYNVIKRENGSMDKGDYRVIKEGKEGVREKVYVVSYEDGKEVGKQLVSSTVVSEPETRIVEYGTVPVYMTARGEKFRYKKVLTMKATAYTASYEDTGKTPDHPEFGITYTGIRAKKGVVAVDPKVIPLGTKLYIEGIGGTPDYGFAVAADIGSAVKGNVIDLYMDSRQAVKQWGVKKVRVYILYD from the coding sequence TTGTCGCAGCTTGTTGAAAGTATTAAAAGGCGTGTTTCGTTCAAACTGTTGGCTTGTTTGGCTGTTGCATTCGTTGTTGCGGGAATTGCAGGATGGGGAACATATTACAGCTGTCAAAAAGAAGTAGTGATAAACCTGGATGGCGAGCGGCTTGTTGTAAAAACAGTAAAATCCACCGTGAAAGAAGTATTGAAGCAAAGCGGGATAAATATAACCGAGGATGACTATGTTAGTGTTCCGCTTGATACGAAACTTAAGAGTAAAAAAGGCAACGTGATAGATATAAAAAAAGCAGTACCTGTTACAGTAATTGCCGATGGACAGGAATTCAAGCTTATGACTTCCAAGAAGACAGTCCGGGAAGCGTTGGAAGGAGAACCGGTCAATCTTGGACATTTGGACCGGGTTGAAGGGGCCGGACTTGATGACGAAATAGTTGGAGGCATGAAGCTCAAAGTCGTCAGAGTAAAGAAGAAACTTGTCAGTGAAAACGAAATTATCCCTTACAACGTGATAAAAAGGGAAAACGGCAGCATGGACAAGGGAGATTACAGAGTAATCAAAGAAGGAAAAGAAGGAGTAAGAGAAAAGGTCTATGTGGTTTCGTATGAGGACGGCAAAGAAGTGGGGAAACAGCTTGTAAGCTCGACCGTTGTTTCAGAACCGGAAACCAGGATTGTGGAATACGGTACTGTTCCGGTCTATATGACGGCCAGAGGAGAGAAATTCAGATACAAAAAGGTGCTGACTATGAAAGCCACAGCTTATACCGCATCTTATGAGGACACAGGGAAAACCCCCGATCATCCGGAGTTTGGAATCACTTATACCGGAATTAGGGCAAAGAAAGGTGTTGTTGCGGTGGATCCAAAGGTTATACCTTTGGGAACAAAGTTGTACATAGAAGGCATAGGAGGGACGCCCGACTACGGATTTGCCGTTGCCGCGGACATTGGAAGTGCTGTAAAGGGTAATGTCATCGACCTTTATATGGACAGCAGGCAAGCCGTTAAACAGTGGGGAGTAAAAAAGGTAAGAGTCTACATACTTTACGATTAA
- a CDS encoding DUF2600 family protein, with amino-acid sequence MITRCCHGPRLVLKCISDIYPKSRSLFREYGIFEDKYDNMEGFSLQMKKLPAREAGIYALYPGVNLDNTLDFIISFQTIDRCINHICSKIKDKDELLIGRLYLSLRDAVDPKRRISVGYINGLDSKYVSTIIKLVERCRNQVVMLPSYNLVITRLKKFIQMYSDFMTCSHLDKELRNKKIEEWVDRYYDKSTGISKTEIITASASPLLVFVLFACAHDPYLTREEVDNIWDAYFPWICGLHALLYNFVNVNDVFGNNNNLAFYYKNLKMYEDKITFFIEKSLESCNKLKYPEFHRTAVKMIIALYLSNPQAYHGMNRLASTNIMKKSGSAARFYYNLCKLLRLSGKF; translated from the coding sequence ATGATTACCCGGTGCTGTCACGGCCCCAGGCTGGTACTGAAGTGCATCAGCGACATATATCCAAAATCCCGCTCCCTTTTCAGGGAGTATGGAATTTTTGAAGACAAATATGACAATATGGAAGGCTTTTCCCTGCAGATGAAAAAACTTCCCGCCCGGGAGGCAGGCATTTATGCGCTCTATCCCGGAGTAAACCTTGACAATACGCTGGATTTTATAATATCATTTCAGACCATCGACCGGTGTATTAACCATATTTGCAGCAAAATCAAAGACAAAGACGAACTTCTGATAGGCCGCCTTTATCTTTCACTAAGAGACGCGGTTGACCCTAAAAGAAGAATCTCCGTCGGTTACATAAACGGTCTTGACAGCAAATACGTTTCAACCATAATAAAGCTTGTGGAAAGGTGCAGAAACCAGGTTGTAATGCTGCCTTCATACAACCTTGTCATAACCCGGCTGAAAAAATTCATTCAAATGTACTCGGATTTTATGACCTGTTCCCATTTGGATAAAGAATTAAGAAACAAAAAAATTGAGGAATGGGTGGACAGGTATTATGATAAAAGTACAGGCATATCCAAAACAGAAATAATCACCGCATCGGCATCCCCTCTTCTTGTATTCGTTCTTTTTGCCTGTGCCCACGACCCGTACCTTACCAGGGAAGAAGTGGACAACATATGGGATGCATATTTCCCATGGATTTGCGGACTTCATGCACTCCTGTACAATTTTGTCAATGTAAATGATGTATTCGGAAACAACAATAATCTTGCATTTTATTATAAAAATTTAAAAATGTATGAAGACAAAATCACATTTTTTATTGAAAAGTCTCTGGAAAGCTGCAACAAACTCAAATATCCGGAATTTCACAGAACCGCGGTCAAAATGATAATTGCCCTCTATCTTTCGAATCCCCAGGCTTATCATGGAATGAACAGGCTCGCAAGCACAAATATCATGAAAAAATCCGGTTCTGCGGCACGTTTTTACTACAACCTGTGCAAATTACTGAGACTTTCCGGTAAGTTCTGA
- a CDS encoding tRNA1(Val) (adenine(37)-N6)-methyltransferase, whose amino-acid sequence MFDLEVKLNENERIDDLQCKGLKIIQKKAGFCFGLDAVLLANFADIKKGDTVIDLGTGTGIIAILIAGKTEAKSIIGLEIQEEMAEMAQRSVKLNNLEDRVKIVCGDIKNSVEMFGASKFDVVVTNPPYMNQGGGLLNISDTKAISRHEIKCTLEDVIKASSKLLVPGGQFAMVHRPDRLVDIIWLMRKYSIEPKYLQFVHPYPRKKANLILIKGARQGRVQLKMLEPLYVYDENGNYSKEIDNIYGREVRNIE is encoded by the coding sequence GTGTTTGATTTGGAAGTAAAATTGAATGAAAATGAGAGAATAGATGATTTGCAGTGCAAGGGATTGAAAATCATACAAAAGAAAGCCGGTTTTTGCTTTGGACTTGATGCCGTATTGCTGGCAAATTTCGCAGACATAAAAAAGGGTGATACTGTAATTGACCTCGGTACGGGCACAGGTATCATAGCGATTCTCATTGCAGGCAAAACCGAGGCAAAATCCATAATTGGGCTTGAGATTCAGGAAGAAATGGCCGAAATGGCTCAAAGAAGCGTAAAGCTCAATAACCTCGAAGACCGTGTGAAAATAGTGTGCGGAGATATTAAAAACAGCGTTGAAATGTTTGGCGCATCAAAATTTGACGTGGTAGTTACCAACCCTCCTTATATGAACCAGGGGGGCGGGCTTTTGAATATCAGCGATACGAAGGCCATTTCGAGGCATGAAATAAAATGTACTTTGGAAGACGTAATAAAGGCATCGTCAAAGCTGTTGGTGCCCGGCGGGCAGTTTGCAATGGTTCACAGACCCGACAGGCTTGTGGATATAATATGGCTTATGAGAAAATACTCCATAGAGCCAAAGTACCTCCAATTTGTACATCCATATCCCCGCAAAAAAGCAAACCTTATTCTTATAAAGGGGGCAAGACAGGGGAGGGTGCAGCTTAAGATGCTGGAGCCGTTGTATGTTTACGACGAGAATGGAAATTATTCCAAAGAAATAGACAATATTTACGGCAGAGAGGTAAGGAACATTGAATAA
- the rsmI gene encoding 16S rRNA (cytidine(1402)-2'-O)-methyltransferase, whose protein sequence is MNNKGTLYLVATPIGNLEDITLRAIRVLKEVDLIAAEDTRQTIKLLNHFDIKKPLVSYYEHNKVVKGNYLVERLLEGKNIALVSDAGTPGISDPGEDMIKLCIENEIPFTMVPGPVAAVMGLVLSGFSSGRFVFEGFLPMNKRARRERIDSLKDEIRTMVFYEAPHKLVYTLKDLYEVLGNRRIALARELTKKFEEILRCTLKEAIEKYENESPRGEYVLVVEGADEKQIIEDKKSEWNSMSILEHYQMYIDEGLSRKEAMKKVAQDRGISKRDVYNALI, encoded by the coding sequence TTGAATAACAAAGGAACGCTGTATCTTGTTGCGACTCCCATCGGAAACCTTGAGGATATAACTTTAAGGGCAATACGGGTGCTGAAAGAAGTGGACCTTATAGCTGCCGAAGACACAAGGCAGACAATAAAGCTTCTCAACCACTTTGATATAAAAAAGCCCCTGGTGAGCTATTATGAACACAACAAGGTTGTAAAAGGCAATTATCTTGTAGAGCGCCTTCTGGAGGGAAAAAACATTGCCCTGGTCTCCGATGCCGGCACTCCGGGAATCTCCGACCCGGGGGAGGATATGATAAAGCTTTGCATTGAAAATGAAATTCCGTTTACCATGGTTCCGGGGCCTGTGGCGGCTGTGATGGGACTTGTCCTGTCAGGATTTTCGTCGGGGAGATTTGTTTTTGAAGGATTTCTGCCCATGAATAAAAGGGCAAGGAGAGAGCGAATCGATTCATTAAAGGATGAAATACGAACCATGGTTTTTTATGAAGCGCCCCATAAACTTGTTTACACTTTGAAGGACCTGTACGAGGTTCTGGGAAACAGAAGGATAGCATTGGCAAGGGAGCTTACAAAAAAATTTGAAGAGATTTTAAGGTGTACTTTGAAGGAAGCAATAGAAAAGTACGAAAACGAATCACCAAGGGGAGAATATGTCCTTGTGGTGGAAGGAGCGGACGAAAAACAAATAATTGAGGATAAAAAGAGTGAATGGAATTCCATGAGTATTTTGGAACACTATCAAATGTATATAGATGAAGGACTTTCCAGGAAAGAAGCAATGAAAAAAGTTGCGCAGGACAGAGGGATAAGTAAAAGGGATGTTTATAATGCCCTGATTTGA
- a CDS encoding spore maturation protein — translation MSFIKELSSYAIPALIFVILSAGIYKGVKVYDVFLEGAKEGITTVLRIIPPLVGLMVAVGVFRASGALDLLVFAVRPAADFLRIPTEALPMVFLRPISGSASLAMLSDIFKMYGPDSFVGRLASTFMGSTETIFYTLAVYFGAVGIKNIRHTLAAALIADFAGVIAAVWICTKVFGG, via the coding sequence ATGAGTTTTATAAAAGAACTGTCTTCTTATGCCATACCGGCGTTGATTTTTGTTATCTTGTCTGCCGGGATATACAAGGGTGTGAAAGTGTATGACGTTTTTTTGGAGGGGGCAAAGGAAGGCATAACCACTGTTTTAAGGATTATACCGCCGCTGGTGGGGCTTATGGTTGCAGTCGGGGTGTTTAGAGCTTCGGGAGCGCTGGATCTTTTGGTTTTTGCCGTGAGACCTGCCGCCGATTTTTTAAGGATACCGACGGAGGCTTTGCCCATGGTTTTTCTTCGTCCTATTTCCGGGAGTGCATCTTTGGCAATGCTGTCCGACATATTCAAAATGTATGGGCCGGACTCTTTTGTAGGACGCCTGGCGTCAACTTTCATGGGTTCCACTGAAACCATATTTTATACTCTTGCAGTGTATTTCGGAGCGGTGGGTATAAAAAACATACGGCATACTCTGGCTGCCGCCCTTATAGCCGATTTTGCCGGTGTTATTGCCGCCGTATGGATATGTACGAAGGTTTTCGGCGGATGA
- a CDS encoding DUF7922 domain-containing protein, giving the protein MDNRFKYHRSFLIFTHEDSRNGEGREPSGYVKIEIRDGRGKLCCQVSNLRESNDAVYKLYLINVDEAGLKAACPGVIDLAKGKGELIWNFDPANIDGTGMSVCDINVAAVILENNNERYIDNILCPLAAYKNGKIEWRQKMKKFLNKQRAQEAEETEERQDFEEAQETGESQRTQDIPKKEEMQKTERAQRTKDDAMPKTGSEKSEDGGKIGEDIASGNENIEDKNKNMIESVQRKEDNKSGADTIVEENGRGGVSDDDERKTKIEAENEVEDKNEKENENETESKDEFGNKRKAGSEINFEELVAKFDRCFEKCNPFMSGRKDYRWWKIASPVHLNNILYQMKVDVPILFNPLVLMAHFKYRHLIVGTYEDKARNLRYIVCGVPGVYWVDEKPFGKICRWAQVDGNVPKYGAFGYWLVYINPNTGEILNVG; this is encoded by the coding sequence ATGGATAATAGATTTAAATATCACAGGTCATTTTTAATATTTACCCACGAAGATTCAAGAAACGGAGAAGGGAGAGAACCGTCAGGATATGTAAAAATAGAAATCAGAGACGGCAGGGGAAAGCTTTGCTGTCAGGTGTCAAACCTTAGGGAAAGCAACGACGCAGTTTATAAACTGTATTTAATAAATGTGGATGAAGCGGGACTTAAGGCGGCTTGCCCGGGAGTCATTGATTTGGCGAAAGGAAAAGGTGAATTGATATGGAATTTTGACCCCGCAAATATTGACGGAACGGGAATGAGTGTCTGTGACATCAATGTTGCGGCAGTTATCCTTGAGAACAATAATGAACGGTACATAGACAATATTCTCTGCCCCCTTGCGGCGTATAAAAACGGGAAAATTGAGTGGAGACAGAAAATGAAAAAGTTTTTGAACAAGCAAAGGGCGCAAGAAGCGGAAGAAACGGAAGAAAGACAAGATTTTGAAGAAGCACAGGAAACCGGGGAAAGTCAAAGGACCCAGGATATCCCAAAAAAAGAAGAGATGCAAAAAACGGAACGTGCGCAAAGAACGAAAGATGATGCAATGCCGAAAACGGGTTCTGAAAAGAGTGAAGATGGCGGCAAAATAGGGGAAGATATTGCAAGTGGAAATGAAAATATTGAGGATAAAAATAAAAACATGATTGAAAGCGTTCAGAGAAAAGAGGACAATAAGAGCGGTGCTGATACCATTGTGGAAGAAAACGGTCGTGGCGGGGTTTCTGACGATGATGAGAGAAAAACAAAAATTGAGGCTGAGAATGAAGTTGAAGATAAGAATGAAAAAGAAAATGAAAATGAAACTGAAAGTAAAGATGAGTTTGGGAATAAAAGAAAAGCCGGCAGTGAAATAAATTTTGAAGAATTGGTGGCAAAATTTGATAGATGCTTTGAAAAGTGTAATCCGTTTATGTCCGGCAGAAAAGATTACAGGTGGTGGAAGATAGCAAGTCCGGTTCATTTGAACAACATACTGTACCAAATGAAAGTAGATGTACCCATCCTTTTTAATCCCCTGGTGCTTATGGCCCACTTTAAATACAGGCATTTGATTGTGGGTACTTATGAAGACAAGGCCAGAAATCTTCGTTATATTGTCTGCGGTGTTCCCGGAGTGTATTGGGTTGACGAGAAGCCTTTCGGCAAAATATGCAGGTGGGCCCAGGTTGACGGAAACGTGCCGAAATACGGTGCATTTGGATATTGGCTTGTTTATATAAATCCCAATACAGGCGAGATATTGAACGTTGGCTAG
- the metG gene encoding methionine--tRNA ligase, protein MDRKTFYITTPIYYPSDKLHIGHSYTTVAADAVARYKRLKGYDVMFLTGTDEHGQKIERKAKEKGVTPKQYVDEIVAGIKELWKLLKITNDRFIRTTDPHHEKTVQKIFKKLYDQGDIYKSEYEGWYCTPCESFWTKTQLVDGKCPDCGREVELTKEESYFFRLSKYQDRLIKHIEENPDFIQPVSRQNEMLNNFLRPGLEDLCVSRTTFDWGIPVSFDDKHVVYVWIDALSNYITALNYMSEDDSDYRKYWPADVHLVGKEIVRFHTIIWPAMLMALGEPLPKQVFGHGWLLLEGGKMSKSKGNVVDPVVLVEKYGVDAIRYFLLREVPFGSDGVFSNEALINRINSDLANDLGNLVSRTVAMIDKYFGGKLPQERQAGEFDDDLIKTVTDTPQKVEELLDRLQFSTALTEIWKAISRTNKYIDETMPWALAKSEENKARLAAVLYNLAESIRIVSILIQPFMPETPEKIWHQLGINDKKYVEWETAKKWGVYPEGAAVNKGEPLFPRIDVKKELEELEKLTLAAAENKEKQSPKQETEKKDAEKNEYITIEDFEKLDLRVGKVLEAQKVENADKLLKLKIEVGNEVRQVVSGIAKYYSPEELKGKYVVLVANLKPVKLRGIESQGMILAASDDKDLVLVTIDKEINSGTKVQ, encoded by the coding sequence ATGGATAGAAAGACTTTTTACATTACAACGCCCATTTATTACCCGAGCGACAAGTTACATATAGGCCACTCATACACTACTGTTGCGGCGGATGCCGTGGCAAGATACAAAAGGCTGAAAGGTTACGATGTAATGTTTCTTACGGGAACGGATGAGCATGGACAGAAGATTGAACGCAAGGCGAAGGAAAAGGGAGTTACCCCGAAACAGTATGTGGATGAAATTGTGGCCGGAATCAAGGAACTGTGGAAGCTTTTGAAAATAACCAACGACAGGTTTATCAGAACGACGGATCCCCACCATGAGAAGACTGTGCAGAAGATATTTAAAAAGCTCTACGACCAGGGAGATATTTACAAGAGTGAATATGAAGGCTGGTATTGCACTCCTTGTGAGTCTTTCTGGACGAAGACACAGCTGGTTGACGGAAAATGTCCCGACTGCGGAAGGGAAGTGGAACTTACAAAAGAGGAGAGCTATTTCTTCAGGCTTTCCAAATATCAGGACCGGCTGATAAAACATATCGAGGAGAATCCGGATTTTATACAGCCTGTTTCCAGACAGAACGAGATGCTGAACAATTTCTTAAGGCCGGGGCTTGAAGACCTTTGCGTGTCCAGAACCACCTTTGACTGGGGAATACCGGTGTCCTTTGATGACAAGCACGTGGTATATGTTTGGATTGACGCCCTTTCCAACTATATTACCGCCCTTAACTACATGTCCGAGGACGATTCGGATTACCGCAAGTACTGGCCTGCGGATGTTCATCTTGTGGGAAAGGAAATAGTGCGTTTCCACACCATCATATGGCCTGCAATGCTCATGGCTTTGGGTGAGCCTTTGCCGAAGCAGGTATTTGGCCATGGCTGGCTCCTTCTTGAGGGCGGAAAAATGTCCAAGTCCAAGGGAAATGTGGTCGATCCTGTTGTGCTTGTTGAAAAGTACGGTGTTGACGCGATAAGGTATTTCCTCTTAAGAGAGGTTCCTTTCGGTTCGGACGGAGTATTTTCAAATGAAGCATTGATAAACAGGATTAATTCAGACTTGGCAAACGACCTTGGAAATCTTGTCAGCAGGACCGTTGCCATGATTGACAAATATTTTGGAGGGAAGCTGCCGCAGGAAAGACAGGCGGGAGAATTTGACGACGACCTTATAAAGACTGTGACGGATACACCTCAAAAGGTTGAGGAACTGCTTGACCGTTTGCAGTTCAGTACGGCGCTTACTGAAATCTGGAAAGCCATTTCCAGAACCAACAAGTATATTGACGAGACAATGCCGTGGGCACTGGCAAAAAGTGAAGAAAACAAGGCAAGACTTGCCGCTGTTTTATACAATCTTGCGGAAAGTATCAGAATAGTTTCCATACTCATACAGCCGTTTATGCCTGAAACTCCTGAAAAGATATGGCATCAGCTGGGTATAAACGACAAAAAGTATGTGGAGTGGGAAACTGCAAAGAAATGGGGAGTATATCCTGAAGGTGCCGCTGTGAACAAAGGAGAACCCTTGTTCCCGAGAATTGATGTTAAGAAAGAGCTGGAGGAATTGGAAAAGCTCACTTTGGCTGCGGCTGAAAATAAGGAAAAGCAATCACCGAAGCAGGAAACGGAGAAAAAGGATGCGGAAAAGAATGAATATATCACCATAGAGGATTTTGAGAAGCTGGATTTGAGGGTTGGCAAGGTTCTTGAGGCTCAGAAGGTTGAAAATGCCGACAAGTTGCTGAAACTAAAGATTGAAGTTGGCAATGAAGTACGCCAGGTGGTGTCCGGTATTGCAAAGTACTACTCTCCGGAGGAATTAAAGGGTAAATACGTTGTGCTGGTGGCAAACTTAAAGCCGGTAAAACTCAGGGGAATAGAGTCGCAGGGTATGATTCTTGCCGCTTCGGATGACAAGGACCTGGTACTGGTGACGATTGACAAAGAGATAAACAGCGGAACCAAGGTTCAGTAA
- a CDS encoding DUF362 domain-containing protein — protein MAYFITDACISCGACESECPVSCISPGDSVYVIDADACIECGACANVCPVDAPQQK, from the coding sequence ATGGCATATTTTATAACCGATGCTTGCATCAGCTGCGGTGCTTGCGAGTCTGAATGCCCGGTATCTTGTATTTCACCAGGAGACAGCGTTTATGTAATAGATGCTGACGCTTGTATAGAATGTGGAGCCTGTGCAAATGTTTGCCCTGTTGATGCTCCTCAGCAGAAATAA
- a CDS encoding nucleoside recognition domain-containing protein, protein MLNYIWFVMLVTGFVVGIMNGRVDEITQAVVDSSKNAVEISIGLLGIMCLWTGLMEVAEKSGIVRSIAKTVRPVMEFLFPGIPKGHPASGAIVMNLVANFLGLGNAATPLGIKAMNELQKLNPDKDTATDEMSMFLVLNTSCIQFIPATIIALRASFGSKNPAEVIGTIWVASICAFITGIVAAKTLSYFFKGKSQAKKRFENKTGRGRA, encoded by the coding sequence GTGTTAAATTATATCTGGTTTGTAATGCTTGTGACGGGTTTTGTGGTCGGCATAATGAACGGAAGAGTTGATGAGATTACACAGGCGGTGGTGGACTCATCCAAAAATGCCGTGGAGATAAGCATAGGTCTTTTAGGAATTATGTGTCTGTGGACGGGACTTATGGAGGTTGCGGAAAAGAGCGGAATTGTAAGAAGCATCGCAAAGACCGTAAGGCCTGTTATGGAGTTTTTGTTTCCGGGGATACCGAAGGGACATCCTGCGTCGGGAGCCATTGTCATGAATCTTGTGGCAAACTTTTTAGGTCTTGGCAATGCGGCAACGCCGTTGGGTATAAAGGCCATGAATGAGCTTCAGAAACTAAATCCCGACAAAGACACTGCCACAGATGAAATGAGCATGTTTCTCGTTCTGAACACATCCTGTATTCAGTTTATTCCTGCAACTATAATTGCACTAAGGGCGTCCTTCGGGTCGAAGAATCCTGCGGAGGTTATAGGCACCATATGGGTTGCAAGCATTTGCGCCTTTATTACGGGAATCGTTGCTGCAAAAACATTGTCATATTTTTTCAAAGGCAAATCCCAGGCTAAAAAGAGATTCGAGAACAAAACGGGACGGGGGAGAGCATGA